One genomic segment of Coffea arabica cultivar ET-39 chromosome 6e, Coffea Arabica ET-39 HiFi, whole genome shotgun sequence includes these proteins:
- the LOC140009773 gene encoding MADS-box transcription factor 23-like: MGSGKKKIEIKKIEKESSRMVTFSKRRKGLFKKVRELQAKIGANVAVIVFSPAGNPYTMGDISLFDNALNKGTVPASGGATFNGFDFEKGGKDANAFCASTSNGLREWLDGIDVDGCAEIEELLRMKEQLLVARERIQGLIR, translated from the coding sequence ATGGGCTCCGGGAAGAAGAagatagaaataaaaaaaattgaaaaagaatcATCCCGAATGGTAACATTCTCGAAAAGACGCAAGGGTCTTTTCAAGAAAGTTCGAGAATTGCAAGCCAAAATTGGGGCCAACGTTGCCGTGATTGTCTTCTCGCCGGCCGGGAATCCCTACACGATGGGAGATATATCGTTGTTCGATAATGCTCTGAACAAGGGTACCGTCCCTGCTTCCGGTGGTGCTACATTTAATGGGTTCGATTTCGAGAAAGGTGGGAAGGATGCGAATGCTTTTTGTGCAAGTACCAGCAATGGTTTGAGGGAGTGGTTGGATGGGATAGACGTGGATGGTTGTGCTGAAATCGAGGAATTACTGCGCATGAAAGAGCAGTTGCTGGTGGCTAGAGAGAGGATTCAGGGGCTGATTCGGTGA
- the LOC140009580 gene encoding putative pentatricopeptide repeat-containing protein At3g25970 — protein sequence MRPLQPLVESSVANLSKVVAAHCHAIKAGVVGDVYTANNIMNGYKNCGRLDVALKLFDEMPERDTASWNTMIAGYVNSREFFNACDFFKHMKINGVGVDGYTFGSILKGVAANGGIFFGQQVHSDVVKWGYGENVYSGSALVDMYAKCGRVEDADRVFQYMPERNSVSWNALIAGYAEIGDHESCFQLLKWMDNEGVGLQDGTFVPLLTLLDDSEYYELTMQIHAKVLKLGLWIQNTVLNAMITSYSGCGSLKDARRVFSSASGYRDLVTWNSMLAAYLQHDRGELAFKLFWEMELLGLDSDLYTYTSIISACSGDAEQAQGRSLHALVIKRGLEKVTAVSNSLSAMYLKSNNRGMEDAIKVFDCTEMKDSVSWNSILTGLSQKGFSENSLETFQNMLYQNLEIDHYTLSAALRSCSDLATLQLGKQIHVFTIKSGFEKNDYVTSALIFMYSKSGSLGDAWKSFTESPGDSSITWNSIMFAYAQHGQGKVALDLFFQMKKKNVKLDHISLVAVLTACSHIGLVEEGKKFLKSMESAYGIPPRMEHYACAIDLLGRAGRIEEAKELVKEMPFQPDAMVWKTLLGACRKCGDIEMATEVASHLLELEPEEHCTYVLLSDMYGHFEKWDEIATVKKLMRERRVKKVPGWSWMEINNEVHSFNAEDHSHPECQEMYQLLRELTNKIKLEEKSLDLDINIEYFGNVPYYCPKDTHIHLSVGL from the coding sequence ATGAGGCCACTGCAGCCACTGGTTGAAAGCTCAGTGGCCAATTTATCTAAAGTTGTAGCAGCCCATTGTCATGCTATCAAAGCTGGAGTTGTTGGTGATGTGTACACAGCCAATAACATCATGAATGGTTACAAAAATTGCGGACGTTTGGACGTTGCTCTCAAGCTTTTTGATGAAATGCCTGAGAGAGACACTGCTTCTTGGAACACGATGATCGCTGGCTATGTGAATTCCAGGGAGTTCTTTAATGCTTGCGACTTTTTTAAGCATATGAAGATTAACGGGGTTGGGGTTGATGGGTATACATTTGGGAGCATACTCAAGGGTGTGGCAGCGAATGGTGGGATATTCTTTGGACAGCAAGTGCATTCAGATGTTGTTAAGTGGGGATACGGAGAGAATGTTTATTCTGGGAGTGCTCTTGTAGACATGTATGCAAAGTGTGGTCGAGTTGAAGATGCAGATAGGGTGTTTCAATACATGCCAGAACGTAATTCGGTGTCTTGGAATGCTTTGATCGCCGGTTATGCAGAAATAGGTGACCATGAAAGCTGTTTTCAGTTGCTGAAATGGATGGATAATGAAGGCGTGGGGCTTCAGGATGGCACATTCGTGCCACTTCTGACATTGCTTGATGACAGTGAATATTACGAACTAACAATGCAGATCCATGCCAAAGTTTTAAAACTGGGGTTGTGGATTCAAAATACCGTGCTAAATGCTATGATAACTTCTTATTCAGGATGTGGGTCCCTCAAAGATGCAAGAAGAGTTTTCAGTAGTGCTAGTGGCTACCGGGATCTAGTCACATGGAATTCCATGCTAGCAGCTTATTTACAACATGATCGCGGAGAGCTTGCATTTAAGCTCTTCTGGGAAATGGAACTGCTGGGGTTGGATTCAGATCTATATACTTATACTAGTATAATAAGTGCTTGTTCTGGAGATGCAGAACAGGCTCAAGGGAGATCATTGCACGCGTTAGTCATAAAAAGAGGGCTGGAAAAAGTAACAGCAGTATCTAATTCATTAAGTGCCATGTATTTGAAATCAAATAACAGAGGAATGGAAGATGCAATAAAAGTATTTGACTGTACTGAGATGAAAGACTCTGTTTCATGGAATTCAATTTTGACGGGCCTATCACAGAAAGGTTTCAGTGAAAATTCATTGGAAACTTTTCAGAATATGCTCTACCAGAACCTGGAGATTGATCACTACACTTTGTCTGCCGCTCTTAGATCTTGCTCAGATTTGGCAACTTTGCAATTGGGTAAGCAAATTCATGTGTTCACAATAAAATCAGGCTTTGAGAAAAATGACTATGTAACCAGTGCTTTGATATTTATGTACTCCAAAAGTGGGAGTCTGGGGGATGCTTGGAAGTCCTTTACTGAGTCACCTGGAGACAGTTCAATCACTTGGAACTCAATTATGTTTGCTTATGCTCAACATGGGCAAGGTAAAGTTGCACTTGACCTcttctttcaaatgaaaaagaaaaatgtaaaactGGATCATATAAGCTTGGTTGCAGTTCTAACTGCATGCAGCCATATTGGCTTAGTAGAGGAAggtaaaaaatttctaaaatcaaTGGAATCTGCATATGGTATTCCACCACGAATGGAACACTATGCTTGTGCCATTGACCTGCTTGGGAGGGCTGGCCGTATAGAGGAGGCAAAAGAGCTGGTCAAAGAGATGCCTTTTCAGCCTGATGCAATGGTGTGGAAAACTCTACTAGGTGCCTGTAGGAAATGTGGTGACATTGAGATGGCAACTGAAGTGGCAAGTCATTTACTGGAATTAGAGCCAGAAGAGCATTGTACTTATGTTCTTCTCTCTGATATGTATGGACATTTTGAGAAGTGGGACGAGATAGCTACTGTTAAGAAGCTCATGAGGGAGAGACGAGTAAAAAAGGTACCAGGTTGGAGTTGGATGGAAATTAATAACGAAGTGCATTCTTTTAATGCTGAAGATCATTCACACCCTGAATGCCAAGAAATGTACCAGTTATTGAGAGAATTAACAAACAAAATCAAACTTGAAGAAAAATCTCTTGATTTGGACATTAATATAGAATACTTCGGTAATGTGCCTTATTATTGCCCTAAAGATACTCACATCCATCTTAGTGTGGGTCTTTGA